The window CAGTTCCCTGGCCAGCTGGCGCTGCCAGTTGTGGGCCTCCCAGGCGGCGTCTTTCAGGACCTCCTGCTGGTGGGGGTCAAGCTTGTTCCAGGTGATCATGCTGATACAGAGGGGCTCGGCGGCGTAGGTGTGCTGGGTCAGGGAGATGTAGTCCTGGACCTCGAAGAAACGCTTGGTGTAGATATGGGCGGCGGGGTTCTCCTGGCCGTCGACGACACCCTTCTGCAGGGCCGTGAAGAGCTCGCTGAACGCCATGGGCGTGGGGTTGGCGTCGAGGGCCTTCATCATCTCGATGTAGATGGGCTGTTCCATGACGCGGATCTTCAGGCCTTCCATGTCGGCAGGGGTCTTGATGGGGCGCACGTCGTTGGTCATGTTCCGGACGCCGTTCTCCATAAAGGCCAGCACCTTGATCCCCCGGTCTTCCAGATCCTTGGCGATCTCCATGCCCACCGTATCCAGGGCCTTGTAGGCATGCTGGACGCCGCGGAAGATGAAGGGAAGGTCAAACACGGCCACCTGGGGGAGGAAGTTGCCCAGCACCGCCGTGCTGGTGAGGGTCATGTCCACCGTTCCCAGGGTGAGCCCTTCCACGAGATCACGCTGGTTGCCCAGCTGGCTGCTGGGGAAGACCTCGATCTTCATCGCACCTTCGGAGTTCTCCTCCACCAGCTCCGCGAACTTCACCGCCCCCTGGGCGTAGGGGTGTTTGGGATCGGCGATGTGTCCCAGTTTGAGTGTCACCGTCTCCGCCGCCACCGCCGTGGTGGCCAGCGCCACGAGGCAAACAACCGCAATGAACATGACTCTGGTGAACCTGGACATCGAATCAACCTCCATGTAGCAAGAATTTTGCAACGGCTTCATTCTTGTACAGGATAGGCTGATTGACAAGATATTCGAACATAATGGTCCTTTTTGGTCATTCCGTTCATTGCCGGGGCTATTGGAGAAGGGAATACCGGTTGACGGGCCGCCCGATGTCGCGGTAGTCCGACCGCACCGTCGCCTCGCCGGTGTCGACGAGGAACTCCAGGTAGCGCCGGGCCGTCACCCGGGAGACCCCCACCCCGTCGGCGGCCTCCTGTGCGGAGAGGGGGGAGGCGCTCTCCTTCAGGCATTCGACCATGGACTTGAGCGTCCGCGGGGAGAGCCCCTTGGGGAGCTCGGGACGCACATCCTCCTTCCCCCGGCGTCGCAAAAGCGTGTCGATCTCCTCCTGTTTCAGGCCGGATCGCTCCCGCTGGAGGAGCAGGAGATCTCGCCGCGGTAGGTTTCCACCAAAGCCTTGACGTGGTAGAGACCGTACCCTCCGCTGCCGTGGGTGGTGAAGCCCTTTTCGAAGATCCGCGGGATACAGCCTTCCGGGATCCCCACGCCGTTGTCGCGGACATAGAGGATGATCTTTCCCGACTCATCGAAGATGCCGCACTCCACCGTCCGCTCCGGTCTGCCGCTCTCCAGGACGGCGCTCATGGCGTTCTCCAGCAGATTGCCCAGGACCACCACCAGGGCGTTGGTGTCGATCTCGGAACGCTCCGCCAGCCAGCTGTCCGGGGCGATGTGAAAGTCGACCCCCAGCTCCTTGCAGCGACCGGACTTGCCCAACAGCAGACCGCCGACGCCGGGATTCTTGATCCGCCTGGTGATGAAGGTCATCTGGCTCTGCTGGGTCTCGATGGCCCCGGAGATGTACTCCACGGCCCGTTCCCGCTCGCCGAGCTGGAGCATCCCCGAGATGGCGTGGAGCTTGTTGAGGAACTCGTGGTTCTGGACACGCAAGGCCTCCACGAAGCGCCGGACGCCGGTGAGCTCCTCGGCCAGCGACTGGACCTCCGTCATGTCCCGGAAGCTGGCGATGGCGCCCACCACCCTTCCGTCGCCCTTGAGGGGAAAACGATTGGTGAGGATATGGAGCGCCCCGATCCGCTGCTCCCGGTCGAGCTGCTGCTCCCCGGTGGCCACCACC of the Synergistales bacterium genome contains:
- a CDS encoding DctP family TRAP transporter solute-binding subunit codes for the protein MSRFTRVMFIAVVCLVALATTAVAAETVTLKLGHIADPKHPYAQGAVKFAELVEENSEGAMKIEVFPSSQLGNQRDLVEGLTLGTVDMTLTSTAVLGNFLPQVAVFDLPFIFRGVQHAYKALDTVGMEIAKDLEDRGIKVLAFMENGVRNMTNDVRPIKTPADMEGLKIRVMEQPIYIEMMKALDANPTPMAFSELFTALQKGVVDGQENPAAHIYTKRFFEVQDYISLTQHTYAAEPLCISMITWNKLDPHQQEVLKDAAWEAHNWQRQLARELENEYWTKIRESGKSEIIGVEEIDHDAFVKATKPVWVMFEEKVGKDNIEAILAIED
- a CDS encoding HTH domain-containing protein, whose product is MRRRGKEDVRPELPKGLSPRTLKSMVECLKESASPLSAQEAADGVGVSRVTARRYLEFLVDTGEATVRSDYRDIGRPVNRYSLLQ